The genomic stretch TTTTCTCGACAACGGTTCCTTAAAACCTGTTTTTCGATTTTAACCTCTGCTCTTTAATTGATCGGGTACGTCATCAATTCTATCCATCGCCATTTGTGAAAAATACAGGACACAACTTTTTTGTTCAATTCTATATCTCAGATTCCTAAAATACATATAAAAATTACCAAACCAATAAGTTTGTAACTTTTAAATGTTCAATAATAAATATTGGTGTATGTTATAAAACATACATCCAACATCTTATTTTTTATATTAAAATGCATTTATACGAGGCCTCTTTATAAAGGCACGTCGTCCAAGCAAACATTATAAAGAAGGTTTTCCGATAGAAGCACTCTCATTGTATCAATAATCTTTCATGTAATCTCTCATAATTAGTAAATGTATTTTCTTATATTATTTCTAAATTCTCCACAGTTCTTTCATTTTTAATATTCCCTGTATTCAATGTCGTCTTTGGTTCAATAAGCATAACATGTACTTCATCCTCAGCAACCGGCATATGTTCTACTCCTCTTGGTATAATAAATAATTCACCCTGGTTTAAAACGATATCTTCCGTACGAAGTTTGATTACCATTTTGCCTTTAATAACCATGAACATTTCATCCTCATTTTCATGTAAGTGCCATACAAACTCACCTTTTAACTTTACGAGTTTTACATATGATTCATTCATTTCACCAATAATCTTAGGACTCCAGAAATCATTGAAAGTTCCCAGCTTTTCATAAACATTAATTTTTTCCAATTTTCAGCCTCCAATCCACTACAATTTATGGTGAATATACATAGCAGCAATCAGTCTGGCGTCTCTCCTAATCTTAAACTTTACATCCGCTTTTTGGAATGCCCGCCAGTGCCTCATTCACAGCGTTCATTTTAAGCCGGTTGAATACCTTACATTCTTATTACATCACAATGGAATGAATGGGTAATCTATGACGTGAAAGTGTCAATATGCTACTTTTTAACTAGAAGCCGATAAAAGCTTGGTAGACTTTTTGCTGTTTTCTTCAATATTACTTCTTCTCGTGTATCAAAATAAAACCAATAACAGTTACAATTCGTTCGCTAATTATAAGTATCTTAATTTAGACATAACTCAACTTTTATTCACGGCGCAATTCGACACAAACTTCACAATGCACCGTATTCGGATTGTAAAAATCACTATTGCATTATTATCATTTACTTTCTTCTACAGCATTGATTTTATCATATTCTAGAAGAAATTAAAACATTTTATTACACTTGATTGCATATAGTATAATATTTCTGCAAATTAGACGATGGCCGAAGCATAGACCTTATGTTCTTCACATGTGAAAATAAGTGGGTAATAAAATCTTAATATTTACCAAAATATTCAATATAGAAGTGTTAGTAACAGTTGATCATCAATAATTCCCCAGACTATCTCCTTGGGGGATTATTTAATTTGACATTGCAGGGAATATAATCCATAATAGTTACACAATATTACATAGGAGGAGAATAATGAAAAAATATTTAAGCCTATTTTTATTGGCTATATTATTAGTATCATTACTACCAATTAGAGCAGAAGCAGCCAAAGTAAAATACGTTCTTAAAGCTGATGTTGTTTACGAACTTTATCCCAAAGAAAAAATTACACTTTATGTAAATACGAAAAGTAAGACTACATGGAGCTCGTCAAACAAAAAAATTGCAACTGTTTCATCTAAGGGTATAGTAACCGCAAAGAAACCAGGCAATACAATAATTACGGCTACTGTTGGTAAAAAGAAGTACAAATGCAAAGTACAGGTATGGTCACGTGAACCAGTAATCATATCTGAACATGACATCTCACCGCAAGATCCAGTTGATAGATATGCAGCATCTGAATATGTCCTTCCTGAGGAAGATAAGGATTCGTACAATAGAGATATTGACGGAATTAAGGTACCCGACTCTTACGATGATGAATCTGATGAATACGGTGATGATCCTGAGTGGGTTGGTGATCAATATCTTAATAGTAAATATGGGCTATCAGCCAGTAGGTTTGGTGATAAAATCTATCTCATTAGAGGTGCTGATGATAGTTTCGAAATAACAGCTTCTCTTAAAGGAGAAATAAAAGCAGGAGTTGTTTATGAATGTAAATATAACAATTATACAATTAGAATCAAATATGTAGACGAACTTCTACTACTTAATACAGATGATTTAAAAAATGCAAGTATAATCAAATGATATAACCCGGAGGATACTCCTCCGGGATTTTTTAATACTTTCTACTGGCTAGTGCTGTCTTTGTATTAATGCCTGCAAATAAATATTAAGCAGCAGTTATGTAAAGAGGGAATGACTGGTTTTATAGACCACCAAAATACGATTCATATCGAACAATGAAAAAATTCATTCTATGTATCAACGTGAAATTCAGGACTTACAAATACAAGCGAGGCAAGTAATTCT from Anaerocolumna sp. AGMB13020 encodes the following:
- a CDS encoding Ig-like domain-containing protein; the protein is MKKYLSLFLLAILLVSLLPIRAEAAKVKYVLKADVVYELYPKEKITLYVNTKSKTTWSSSNKKIATVSSKGIVTAKKPGNTIITATVGKKKYKCKVQVWSREPVIISEHDISPQDPVDRYAASEYVLPEEDKDSYNRDIDGIKVPDSYDDESDEYGDDPEWVGDQYLNSKYGLSASRFGDKIYLIRGADDSFEITASLKGEIKAGVVYECKYNNYTIRIKYVDELLLLNTDDLKNASIIK
- a CDS encoding cupin domain-containing protein encodes the protein MEKINVYEKLGTFNDFWSPKIIGEMNESYVKLVKLKGEFVWHLHENEDEMFMVIKGKMVIKLRTEDIVLNQGELFIIPRGVEHMPVAEDEVHVMLIEPKTTLNTGNIKNERTVENLEII